The Vicia villosa cultivar HV-30 ecotype Madison, WI unplaced genomic scaffold, Vvil1.0 ctg.000077F_1_1, whole genome shotgun sequence genome segment CAGATGAGTCTGTCCGATGAGACTCTTAATCCCTCAGACGAAACATTAAGAGGAACTCGCCTGATGAGATTATTAGTCAAGTCCGTTAGAAAAGACGTTTAAGTGAACATGACTGGTGAGATTCTTAACCCTTCAGACGAGACATCTGAGCGAAATTGTATGAGGAGACTCTTAGTCCCTCAAACGAGACGTTTAGATGGGTTTGTCTGATAAGATTCTTAACCGACTCCCTCAAACGagacatttatatatttttttatatatattctatttatatttattaccatcatttttaaaaaactatataccactctaaatattaaaataaataataattaatgtttAGGATTTCATTCCATTATCATCATTATCTTTTCCTAAAAAAACAGCAATTTATTTGTATACAAAATGTAGTTTATCTTGTTTAGTTAGAATGACACGCAGCAATTAAGATTGCGTCAAACCAAGCAGACGGCAAAAACAAAACAGAAGAAGGCCCCACTCAGTTCTCACACACAcaacacaaacaaaacaaaatcttaAAAGTAAAACAAACCCCTTCATCATTCTTTCCATTCATTCACTCACAATTCACTTCGCATTTCCAACAAACCCTTCAATCCAAATCAAAATCCAACATCACTCTTCTTATTCGCTTCCATCATTCAACTTTTCTTTCTCTATAAAAACCACTCACCCTTTCACCCAGTATTATACAATTTACAAACACTCATCTATCATGTGAGTTTCTAATGATATACTTAACTTGTTACATATGTTTCCTTTTTTGTCCAAACCTAATTACAACAGTTTTtgttatgttttttgtttttttgatatGTAACTaactgttttgtttttttattatgttttgttgTTGTGAGTGCAGATAGATTGAATGTTGTGAACATACAAAAATGGGTTCATGTTGTGTTTTTGTACTTCAACTCTTTACAGTGGTTTGTCTTTTGGTTCAATGCTTTGATGCTAAAGTGCATGCTGATCTTAATGCAACACTCGTTGTAGATGCTTCCCTGGCTTCTGGTAGGCCAATACCGGATACTCTTTTTGGACTATTCTTTGAGGTCAGGATCACAGTTATTTAGTATATCATGATTACtataaataattgattttaaaataagtTGATAAAATTGAATCATAGAAATGGAAAAATAGAGAGCTATAATATAGCATATCATCATCTACTGTATTTGTGGATTATGAGTTATTGAATAAACTGTACCAACCAAACTTATTATGATAGAAGTTAGCTTTAGTTATAGACACACTTGTTTGTACTTGAATCGCAATGTCCTCAGAAGCACAGACGCACAAACACCTCCGAAAAAATGTGTGTCTGTGTTCGTGCCACGGTCGGACACTGTCACTTGTGGTTATGtttgatttattcattttttcaaatttttactgGTGTCAACTTGTCAGTGTCTGTGTCACGTCCGGTTTCCGTGTTTGTGCTTCATAGACAATGTCTTGTGATTAGAATAACAGAAAATGATGAAATCCTTGAATTTCGTCTACAGGAGATCAATCATGCTGGAGCTGGTGGACTGTGGGCCGAGCTTGTGAGCAACAGAGGTCATTTTCATATTCTCTAAAATTTTAAATGACAAAATTTGCACTAGAAGGTTTCCGcgatatttgaattttttttccaatttgtgTTTTGGTGCCCTCGAACTTCTTCTCTTTGCAGACCTAATGGATTATAGGAGAGGCTTGTAGTGTCTTTATCATCTCTTTCTTAAGGAGATTCTGCTTGAATACGCTACTGTTTTCCAGTATAACTGAAACATCGAGAATTTTTGTTTCAGGATTTGAAGCTGGGGGCCCTAACACTCCTTCAAATATTGATCCTTGGTTAATTATTGGAAATGAAACGGATATTAATGTTGAAACGGATCGTACATCTATCTTTGAACGTAACAAGGTTGCGCTCCGATTGGAGGTGTTATGTGACAATACCTGCCCTGCTGATGGTGTTGGCGTTTATAACCCTGGCTTCTGGGGCATGGTAAGACTAATTCATACCCTTGCATCAATTTGATCTTAAATCAGATCCTTATATGATTACTTTCATTACGAATTATTTTTACTCCTTAGTTGCTGATTCAGTGAGTACTACTTTTAGAATATTGAGCAAGGGAAGAAATATAAAGTTGTCTTCTATGCTCGTTCAACTGGACCACTTAATCTAGTAGTTTCGTTCACTGGACCAAACGGTGTGGGAAACCTTGCTTCAACCGTGATCACGTGAGTTCCACTTTTATGTGCTGTAGAGAGACATGACACTTAAAAAGCTTTAATCCCAAAAGTTATCTTTTGCACCTATTAGTGATACTGATTATTGACCTTGCAGGGGTTCTGCATCTGATTTTTCAAACTGGACGAAGGTTGAGACTGTATTGGAGGCCAAGGCAACGAGTCGAAACTCAAGACTTCAATTAACGACAACTGCAAAGGGTGTGATATGGTTGGACCAAGTGTCTGCTATGCCAGTGGACACATATAAGGTTAGCCTACATCCTGAATTTGATTATGTTTACTTAGCTGTTTGTGTAAATTCGTTGCATATTCCGTATTTAGAAATATAACATTTGATTCGAAGATATGTAATGTCAGTAAATTTTGATATCTGATGTCAATGTTAGTAATACTATATTTTTCTCCCCCACCCTATTAATGAGATATGCGTCCTTGACTTGGCGTAGGGACATGGTTTCCGAAATGATCTTTTTCAAATGCTGGTAGATATGAAACCAAGTTTTATCAGATTTCCGGGTATGCTTAAAGTGATCTTTAAATTACTTTCTATTTGTTTTGAACTGTGATTTGGCATGTTTACTAATAACCGATCAAATAACTTTTTGCAATGCTAATTTACAATACATTGCATCAGGTGGTTGTTTTGTCGAAGGCGAATCTTTAAGAAATGCATTTCGATGGAAAGCTTCCGTTGGACCTTGGGAGGAGAGACCAGGGCACTTCGGTGATGTATGGAAGTACTGGACTGATGATGGACTCGGCTATTTTGAATTTCTCCAAGTAAGCGCCTTTTTTCAAATTTTGATTTAGACGACTATGATGTTCGTATATACCGTTGTTAACACGCATTCAGTTTGTGCTATGCaagtaaaataatatatattattgttgttgagcAGCTTTCAGAAGACTTGGGCGCTTTACCGATATGGGTATTCAATAATGGTATTTCTATGTTTATCTCTATATACTAACAAGGTGAGTTAGTAAATTTGTGTTTGTTTTCTAATCGAGATATATCATTGTAGGTGTAAGCCATACCGATGAAGTTGATACATCCGCCGTTTTACCTTTTGTGCGAGTATGTTATGTCAACTTTTTTCTTCATTACTTTCTCTTTTTCTATTAGAGAAAGTCGGCTTAAGAATCTTGAAATCTTGATTACAGGAAGCCCTTGACGGTCTTGAGTTTGCGAGAGGTGACCCGACTTCAAAATGGGGTTCCCTTAGGGCTGCTATGGGACACCCGGAGCCATTTAACCTAAAATATGTTGCTGTCGGAAATGAGGATTGTGGAAAAAAGAACTATCGCGGTATGCGTGTTTTTCTTATTTATGCCAACATGTCTCGCAAAAACTATTGTTggatttaatattaatatgtaaCGAGTGCGGATTTCTAATGCAATGCCACGTCTTTTTCTGTTAATTTTTTTTGACTGACCAGGAAACTACCTGAGGTTCTATAGTGCAATAAGACAAGCTTATCCAGATATCAAAATCATCTCAAACTGCGACGCTTCTTCGACTCCTCTAGATCACCCTGCTGATCTTTATGATTATCATGTAATATATCTCAGCACGGTTTTTCAATTCAGATATAGACACAGCACGATTATCATGTAACATGTAACATACCTTCACGCGTAGTGTCTTATCTTACTGTTTTTTTGTTACTAGATTTATACCGGTGCGGATGACATGTTTTCTAGATCATCAACATTTAATCGAGTAACACGAAGTGGTCCAAAGGTTTTACGAACTCTCCTGAAAACCCCtctattttaattgtttattggCATTTGCTTTTGCGCTCAATCTGGTCGAACACTTTACAGGCATTTGTAAGTGAGTATGCGGTGACTGGAAAGGATGCCGGGCAAGGAAGTCTTTTGGCAGCCCTAGCCGAAGCTGGATTCCTCATTGGACTGGAAAAGAACAGGTTTACCGAAGTTCATAATGCATTTAATAGGAAGACAGTTCATTTGTTCACCGGCTTTAGATCGTAACGCTGATGAAATCAGCGTACGATATTCATCTAGTTCATTAAATATGGTACTCatcgtttttattttcttttggcgCAGTGACATTATCGATATGGCTAGCTATGCTCCCCTTTTTGTAAATGCCAACGATAGGAGGTGGAACCCCGATGCGATTGTATTCAACTCTTTTCAGCTCTACGGAACTCCTAGCTACTGGATGCAGTTATTTTTTGCAGAGTCAAATGGAGCAACACTTCTAAGTTCATCACTTCAAACGAATTCCTCGAAAACACTAATTGCATCAGCAATTACTTGGCAAAATTCTGTGGATAAGAAAAGTTACTTGCGAATAAAGGTAACGAATTTTTTTTTGCATCAGTTACACATTTCTGAGTCATCTTATATACTTTGGTTTGCACTAACATCGATTCATCGCCTTGAAACAATTAACTTTTGCAGGCTGTGAACTACGGTGCCAGTGCCGTGAACCTCAAGATTTCTATCAGTGGATTGGACCCAAATTCATTGCAGTCATCTGGATCCTCAAAAAGTGTGCTTACATCTGCGAATGTAATGGATGAAAATTCCTTCTCGCAGCCAAAAAAGGTACCTCGGGCTTCAGTTTTTCCAAACATGTATGATAAACGCTTCCCGAAACCGTTCCGAATTAGCTTATGCTTATGTTATTTTAATCTTGATGCAGATTGTTCCAATCCAGAGTCTACTTCAAAATGTTGGGAAGGACATGAATGCGATACTTCCGCCGCATTCATTCACATTACTTGATTTGTTGAAAGAATCCAATAAGCTGATGATGCCAGAGAGTGATTCTTCCATAAGATCTTCTATTTAAAGTAATGACAAATTATACCCAAAAAAATAAATGGGATGAAATTGGTTAATATGCAACTGTTGCAATTAACCAAAAAAAATAGCATATTTGCTCATATAGTTTGTAATGTAACTTAACAATGCTCCATgtgtaaataataattatatagttTGGTTTAAGTTTAATTTTATGCATTTCCATGTGTAAATAATATCTTGTCTTATAGTGCAAGCCAGCCTCTTACCTTAAAATTTGAAACTAAATATATTGAAGAGAACCTCTAGTAATACTCTTTTAAAACATTTTTGTTGacatatagtttaatttttaatttttttaaaaggcaATTTTTCTTTCTTTCGCATTATAGTTTTCAGGGGAATGACATTGTTTCTACCAAGAATCAGACTCGGAATTTATCGAATTTTCGTTCTTTAACAGGAATTCGTTTATCATCCGAGTCCAAGTGCTTGGTTAAGTCAGTACATTTCATAATTTTAGAAAGAGGTCAATTTACGAGGCAATAGCGCTGGTAAAAAAAGCcgtcaaaatttaaaataatcgaACTATTATATTTGATTAATGAACCGAATCATAAATAATCAAATTGTTATGTTTATTATATTTAGTTAGTGGACCGAACTATAAATAATCAAACGTTATGTTTGTTGTGTTTGGTTAGTGAAacgttatatttattatatttggtTTGTGAACCCAATTATAAAACAGTTATGTTTGTTGTGTTTGGTTAATGAAACGTTATATTTGGTTTGTGAACCCAATCATAAAACGGTTATGTTTGTTGTGTTTGGTTAGTGAAacgttatatttattatatttggtTTGTGaacccaatcataaaaaatcaaacTGTTGTGTTTGGTTAGTGAAACGAACCATATAGCACAAactattttaaaatcaaatcaaataacagATGAATTGAAACAAGAAATGATAAATGCTaaagttaattttaaatttttttaataaaaaaaatatataagttcgattttttaataaatgatctggtttgaaaaaaaatactCTTCAAATGGTTTGATATGGTTTTAAGTAAATTAAAACAGTTTggttcaaatgattttttttaatacaatgATTCAGTTTGATTTTCCGACTGAGATGTAACCTAAACCGtctaaaaaaataaatcaaaaattaatttgttttctttaaatATAACTATTTAGTGTAATTCCAtgtaatttcaaaatatattagaAATAACAACGACAGAGACATCAAGCaaagaattaaataattaatcacgCATGGCAGAAATATTAACTAACTTTTTTAAAATAGATCAACCCATtgtaagaagaataaaaaaaagacTTAAAAGAATATGTTGAAGAGTGTGTAAAAATGTGTTAttagaatttttatttataatttattagttaaaaAATGAAACAGAATGCAAATTATCCATAGAACTTAACAGCGCCGTAACATGAGCTACGCAAACTCTACCTCGCTCAATCCTACTACTGACTCGGGTCTTTGCTAATTTATAGCCACACATACTCTTTGTCACTAATAATCACAAAAGAGTATCATATAAACACATGAAAAAACAACACAAAGAAATCAATAGTAACTTGGTGTTGAATCTGATAGGAAAAAAAAGTACAACAAAATGAgtttctcaaaagcttcttgcAGTTTTCTTAGGATCTACCTCATTATAGTTTCTTGTGTTGCATTTCATTGCAATGCTGCTGACCAAATTTCAACTCTATTTGTAAATGCTTCTCATGGATCTGGAAGGCCTATTCCTAACACTCTTTTTGGAATATTTTTTGAGGTTGACAATCATTATGGTGCTAGATTACCACAATCCTTCAACCGAAAAAAATCGACATTGTTttgtaatattataaaaatatcaaatttagaaatttttatttattttgcagGAGATCAATCATGCCGGTACTGGGGGATTGTGGGCGGAACTTGTGAACAATAGAGGTTATTAGTTTCTATTTTCTCGAAAACTTCTAAATATGTAACACactagaatttctttttcttggAGAGCAAGTAACCTATAAATTACAGCAACGGCATATACCATCATGTTGTTGGTTAGTGTTCAAATATGAATTTGTGTTTCAGGATTTGAAGCCGGGGGAACGCGATTTCTGTCGAATATTGATCCTTGGACCATAGTTGGAACGGAATCATCAATTCTAGTACAAACTGAGCTTAATTCTTGTTTTGAACGCAATAAGGTTGCTTTGAGAATTGATGTGTTGTGTGATAAGTGTCCTTCTCATGGTGTTGGAATCTCTAACCCAGGTTTTTGGGGCATGGTGAGTATAACAACAAAAAACGAAACTGACACTGACACGTAAACTCAATACTAATAATACACACTTTCTTAATTGACGATGAAATGTTGTTTCAGAATATTGTGAAAGGGAAGAAATACAAGGTAGTGTTCTTTGTTCGTTCAATAGGAGCACTAGATATGACGGTATCATTCAGAAAAGCACAAGGTGGAGAAATATTGGCTTCTAGCAATGTCAAGTGAGCTCCATGTTGTAAATCCTATTCCTAGCTAGAGAGACTATATTTTAGAATGGTGATAATAGAAATAATTGATGATGTTGCAGAGGTTCTGCATTAGAGGTTTCAGAGTGGAAAAGGATGGAAACAACATTAGTAGCAACTGCATCATGTTCTAATTCAAATCTTGTCTTAACAACAACTCAAAAAGGGAAGCTATGGTTGGATCAAATATCGGCTATGCCCGTCGACACATTTAAGGTCTATTATAATCTTTCTTCGACGGTTACACTTTTCTAACTATAAACTCCCGGTTACACTTTTCTAACTATAAACTCCATATCAACAGACAATAATAATCTCATGTCTGTGACATAAATCTTCAAATTTGTGTTGGTATAGGGACATGGTTTCAGAAGTGACTTGGTTGACATGCTCTTACAGTTGAAACCAGCTTTTCTTAGATTTCCAGGTACACATGCATAGAATGAAAAATGaggaatatatttattttggccaaaaaAATAAATCGCCCACCGTGGGGCTCGAACCCACGACCACAAGGTTAAGAGCCTTGCGCTCTACCAACTGAGCTAGACGGGCTT includes the following:
- the LOC131623712 gene encoding alpha-L-arabinofuranosidase 1-like, which translates into the protein MGSCCVFVLQLFTVVCLLVQCFDAKVHADLNATLVVDASLASGRPIPDTLFGLFFEEINHAGAGGLWAELVSNRGFEAGGPNTPSNIDPWLIIGNETDINVETDRTSIFERNKVALRLEVLCDNTCPADGVGVYNPGFWGMNIEQGKKYKVVFYARSTGPLNLVVSFTGPNGVGNLASTVITGSASDFSNWTKVETVLEAKATSRNSRLQLTTTAKGVIWLDQVSAMPVDTYKGHGFRNDLFQMLVDMKPSFIRFPGGCFVEGESLRNAFRWKASVGPWEERPGHFGDVWKYWTDDGLGYFEFLQLSEDLGALPIWVFNNGVSHTDEVDTSAVLPFVREALDGLEFARGDPTSKWGSLRAAMGHPEPFNLKYVAVGNEDCGKKNYRGNYLRFYSAIRQAYPDIKIISNCDASSTPLDHPADLYDYHIYTGADDMFSRSSTFNRVTRSGPKAFVSEYAVTGKDAGQGSLLAALAEAGFLIGLEKNSDIIDMASYAPLFVNANDRRWNPDAIVFNSFQLYGTPSYWMQLFFAESNGATLLSSSLQTNSSKTLIASAITWQNSVDKKSYLRIKAVNYGASAVNLKISISGLDPNSLQSSGSSKSVLTSANVMDENSFSQPKKIVPIQSLLQNVGKDMNAILPPHSFTLLDLLKESNKLMMPESDSSIRSSI